In the genome of Myxococcus stipitatus, one region contains:
- a CDS encoding NAD(P)H-binding protein: MLTVMGATGNTGKKVVEMLLAAGQPVRALGRSEKRLGELAARGAEVLAGDSGDVAFLTRAFRGSSAVYAMLPEDRESPDYHQDQRRKGEATVQALREARVRHVVALSSLGADQAEGTGLLLTLRAQEERLRTLQDTNLLLLRPASFFENMLNALPVIQHLGINADSVEPDLPVPMIASRDIAAVAASALQRRDWSGVVVRELLGQRDLSYREATRILGARLGRAGLDYVQLPGEEMKQALLQAGMSETFAGLYVQMTQAFNEGRVQPRTGRTADNTTPTRFEDFVAEFPLESASH, translated from the coding sequence ATGTTGACTGTGATGGGTGCGACCGGAAACACGGGCAAGAAGGTGGTGGAGATGCTGCTCGCCGCGGGCCAGCCGGTGCGAGCGCTGGGGCGTTCGGAGAAGCGGCTCGGCGAGCTCGCGGCGCGCGGCGCGGAGGTCCTCGCGGGAGATTCAGGCGATGTCGCGTTCCTGACCCGCGCCTTTCGAGGGTCCAGCGCGGTCTACGCCATGCTCCCCGAGGACCGCGAATCGCCTGACTACCACCAGGATCAGCGGCGCAAGGGCGAGGCCACCGTCCAGGCGCTCCGAGAGGCCCGCGTGCGGCACGTCGTCGCGCTGAGCAGCCTGGGCGCGGACCAGGCCGAGGGCACGGGCCTGCTCCTCACGCTCCGCGCCCAGGAGGAGCGACTGAGGACGCTCCAGGACACGAACCTGCTGCTGCTGCGTCCCGCGTCCTTCTTCGAGAACATGCTGAACGCGCTGCCGGTCATCCAGCACCTGGGCATCAACGCGGACTCGGTGGAGCCGGATCTCCCCGTCCCGATGATTGCGTCGCGGGACATCGCGGCCGTCGCCGCGAGTGCCCTTCAGCGCCGGGACTGGAGTGGCGTCGTCGTCCGCGAGTTGCTGGGACAGCGGGACTTGAGCTACCGCGAGGCCACCCGGATTCTCGGGGCGAGGCTGGGCCGCGCCGGGCTCGACTACGTCCAGCTTCCGGGCGAGGAGATGAAACAGGCCCTCCTCCAGGCCGGAATGTCCGAGACCTTCGCCGGGCTCTATGTCCAGATGACGCAGGCATTCAACGAGGGCCGGGTCCAACCGCGCACGGGACGGACGGCCGACAACACCACGCCCACACGCTTCGAAGACTTCGTGGCCGAGTTCCCGCTCGAATCCGCGAGTCACTGA
- a CDS encoding DUF3592 domain-containing protein: MQLAIPHAPRKVRLTQVPGAMGRLARDAMLGLLFMALLGAAAMWAGRFFVEEHGFAARAEEVDGVVVATRLPPRHARDGAEGTLEVLYTFQEVEHSVSGVPTFAEFAEGLGKGAAVKLLVDPAAPDRPREAGYARTRASRMGWMPWGLAVGALVAVALFTREARRLVRSEVEPLRLGALVWLTPDGPLPESKGEVAFPAHYFRQDVKMEVRARVRPGRAPVRNGAKVLAAVVPREPGWARVIDQDLAGVLGWLR, translated from the coding sequence ATGCAACTGGCCATTCCGCATGCACCCCGGAAGGTGCGACTGACGCAGGTTCCCGGAGCGATGGGGCGGCTCGCGCGAGACGCCATGCTGGGCCTGCTCTTCATGGCGCTCCTCGGGGCCGCGGCCATGTGGGCGGGGCGCTTCTTCGTCGAGGAGCATGGCTTCGCCGCTCGCGCCGAGGAGGTCGACGGCGTGGTGGTCGCCACGCGCCTTCCACCGCGCCATGCCCGGGACGGAGCGGAGGGGACGCTGGAGGTGCTCTATACCTTCCAGGAGGTGGAGCACTCCGTGTCGGGCGTGCCGACCTTCGCGGAGTTCGCGGAGGGGCTCGGGAAGGGGGCGGCGGTGAAGCTGCTCGTGGACCCCGCGGCTCCGGACCGGCCTCGCGAGGCGGGCTATGCGCGCACGCGGGCGTCGCGGATGGGGTGGATGCCCTGGGGCCTGGCCGTGGGGGCGCTGGTGGCGGTGGCCCTGTTCACCCGGGAGGCTCGGCGGTTGGTCCGCTCCGAGGTGGAGCCGCTGCGGCTGGGCGCCCTGGTGTGGCTGACGCCGGACGGGCCGTTGCCGGAGTCGAAGGGCGAGGTGGCCTTCCCGGCGCACTACTTCCGACAGGACGTCAAGATGGAGGTCCGCGCGCGGGTGCGCCCCGGACGGGCGCCGGTGCGCAATGGCGCGAAGGTGCTCGCGGCGGTGGTGCCTCGGGAGCCGGGCTGGGCGCGGGTCATCGACCAGGACCTCGCGGGCGTGCTGGGGTGGCTGCGCTGA
- a CDS encoding LysM domain-containing protein, whose amino-acid sequence MTSLHSIQRGDTLGKLAQKFQTSVQALAKANNLKDPNLIIAGKSLRIPDGFDDRPFRVGSASTGASAGTSKAKTADSTTERSTGSGGPKPGKGWGGSEGMADAAKKIAKEMGIPVTSQKRDAQKTKQVNSNKGSDHYTGNKKAFAVDFGASGKQGDKLAKAIAKKYGIPESSIGTYKKHTVEVDGKKYALQLLWKVKGHFDHVHLGIRRLD is encoded by the coding sequence ATGACCTCTCTTCATTCCATCCAGCGCGGCGATACCCTCGGCAAGCTTGCCCAGAAGTTCCAGACGTCGGTGCAAGCACTCGCGAAGGCCAACAACCTCAAGGACCCCAACCTCATCATCGCGGGCAAGTCCCTGCGCATTCCGGATGGCTTCGATGACAGGCCATTCCGCGTGGGCTCGGCCAGCACGGGTGCCAGCGCCGGCACGAGCAAGGCGAAGACGGCCGACAGCACCACCGAGCGTTCCACGGGCAGCGGCGGCCCCAAGCCGGGCAAGGGCTGGGGTGGCTCGGAGGGCATGGCGGATGCGGCCAAGAAGATCGCCAAGGAGATGGGCATCCCCGTGACGAGTCAGAAGCGCGATGCCCAGAAGACGAAGCAGGTCAATTCCAACAAGGGCTCGGACCACTACACGGGCAACAAGAAGGCCTTCGCCGTGGACTTCGGCGCCTCGGGCAAGCAGGGCGACAAGCTGGCCAAGGCCATCGCGAAGAAGTACGGCATCCCGGAGAGCAGCATCGGGACGTACAAGAAGCACACCGTCGAGGTCGACGGAAAGAAGTACGCGCTCCAGCTGCTCTGGAAGGTCAAGGGGCACTTCGACCACGTGCACCTGGGCATCCGCCGCCTGGACTGA
- a CDS encoding N-acetylmuramoyl-L-alanine amidase: MCPRLLLALPLLLLLVPGTVGAAKRDEAEAAYQGARRAYYTLKDDSARRKLRHHWLNVVHKFQAVAKSHPKSERAPDALFTAGELLQELSRISFVEEDLKAAIADYEKLRTEYPKHRLADDAALALARIHVHRLDRPEDARRVLADTLSGNSKGDQVKEMKALLASLPAPKGAPAAAPAPSRKPSAPVKTTPVQDEKSTAVARAEPPPEKPASALVGAIEKLAREPSPMIPRLDPNVPANGASSGEGKGLDEAVATALAAKEREVKAEPSKAPAAVASKPSEAPVEPVRTASAEPKSQPEVAPAKASTPARAEPEPVHVAAVARKNAEPAAAAEPPKPVTRPVDDEVAQARLKAVAKQSRRAELTLAEQLGLKVRRVVIDPGHGGHDTGAIGKEGTREKEVALSISLKLAEELRERGLEVVLTRDDDRFIRLEDRAKFANAERGDLFISIHCNAATSRKLRGIETYTLNTSADRYSIRLAARENATSEKGISDLQFILADLATKANTEESSRLANQVQRSLVTELSTKYSDIKGLGHKEALFYVLLGVKMPAILVETAFLSNVEEEKRLASGAYQTDVAKAIAHGVEEFLGDRRRVAKVD; encoded by the coding sequence ATGTGCCCACGCCTTTTGCTCGCACTGCCCCTGTTGCTGTTGCTCGTTCCGGGCACGGTGGGCGCAGCGAAGCGGGATGAGGCGGAAGCGGCCTACCAGGGCGCGCGTCGCGCGTACTACACGCTCAAGGACGACTCGGCCCGGCGCAAGCTGCGCCATCACTGGCTCAACGTGGTGCACAAGTTCCAGGCGGTGGCGAAGAGCCACCCCAAGTCCGAGCGCGCGCCAGATGCCCTCTTCACCGCGGGCGAGCTGCTCCAGGAGCTCAGCCGCATCTCCTTCGTCGAGGAGGACCTCAAGGCGGCCATCGCCGACTACGAGAAGCTGCGCACCGAGTACCCCAAGCACCGGCTGGCGGATGACGCCGCGCTGGCGCTCGCGCGCATCCATGTCCACCGGTTGGACCGCCCCGAGGATGCACGCCGCGTCCTGGCCGACACGCTGAGCGGCAACAGCAAGGGAGACCAGGTGAAGGAGATGAAGGCCCTGCTGGCCTCGCTCCCCGCCCCGAAGGGGGCTCCCGCCGCCGCGCCCGCGCCTTCTCGCAAGCCCTCGGCTCCCGTGAAGACGACGCCGGTGCAGGACGAGAAGAGCACCGCGGTGGCTCGCGCCGAGCCGCCCCCGGAGAAGCCCGCGTCCGCGTTGGTCGGGGCCATCGAGAAGCTGGCTCGCGAGCCGTCCCCCATGATTCCCCGCCTGGACCCGAACGTGCCCGCGAATGGCGCGTCGTCGGGCGAGGGCAAGGGCCTGGATGAGGCCGTCGCGACGGCCCTGGCGGCGAAGGAGCGCGAGGTGAAGGCGGAGCCGTCGAAGGCGCCCGCCGCCGTGGCGTCGAAGCCCTCCGAGGCTCCCGTCGAGCCCGTGCGCACGGCCTCCGCCGAGCCGAAGTCCCAGCCCGAGGTGGCGCCCGCCAAGGCGTCGACACCCGCCCGTGCGGAGCCCGAGCCCGTCCATGTCGCGGCCGTGGCGCGCAAGAACGCCGAGCCCGCCGCCGCTGCCGAGCCGCCGAAGCCCGTCACGCGTCCGGTGGACGATGAAGTGGCGCAGGCGCGACTGAAGGCGGTGGCGAAGCAGTCTCGCCGCGCGGAGCTGACGCTGGCCGAGCAGCTGGGTCTCAAGGTTCGCCGCGTGGTCATCGACCCGGGGCATGGCGGGCATGACACGGGCGCGATCGGCAAGGAGGGGACGCGGGAGAAGGAAGTGGCGCTCTCCATCTCGCTCAAGCTGGCGGAGGAGCTGCGTGAGCGTGGGCTGGAGGTGGTGCTGACGCGTGACGATGATCGCTTCATCCGCCTGGAGGACCGCGCGAAGTTCGCCAACGCGGAGCGCGGGGACCTGTTCATCTCCATCCACTGCAACGCGGCGACGAGCCGGAAGCTGCGCGGCATCGAGACGTACACGCTCAACACGTCCGCGGACCGCTACTCCATCCGCCTGGCCGCGCGTGAGAACGCGACGTCGGAGAAGGGCATCAGCGACCTCCAGTTCATCCTGGCGGACCTGGCGACGAAGGCGAACACGGAGGAGTCCTCGCGCCTGGCGAACCAGGTGCAGCGCAGCCTGGTGACGGAGCTGTCAACGAAGTACTCCGACATCAAGGGCCTGGGTCACAAGGAGGCCCTGTTCTACGTGCTCCTCGGCGTGAAGATGCCGGCCATCCTGGTGGAGACCGCGTTCCTCTCCAACGTGGAAGAGGAGAAGCGGCTGGCCTCGGGCGCCTATCAGACCGATGTCGCCAAGGCGATTGCCCATGGTGTCGAGGAGTTCCTCGGCGACCGCCGCCGCGTCGCCAAGGTCGACTGA
- a CDS encoding AraC family transcriptional regulator — protein sequence MAEILPRMTDRLIPPLDSLGEALHFLRMSGMFYCRSEVTAPWGVELPAMKGSMMFHVVLSGRCWLQVAGAEDQLLEPGTFALMPHGEGHRLTSERGGPTLPLEELSEDLESACYSVLRHGGGGAPTTLICGAVRLDHPAGRHLVSFLPSLIRVDPSDSPRTDWLQSTLRFMAAEAKELRPGGETVITRLADVLVVQALREWMAQDSSARTGWLGALQDPEVGRALGLIHREPTQPWTVASLASRVAMSRSAFSARFTKLVGEPPMHYLARWRMYVAHDSLKEERPGLGELATRMGYQSEAAFSRAFKRFMGVSPGAVRKSGPVAPLSRA from the coding sequence GTGGCGGAGATACTCCCGCGCATGACGGACCGGCTGATTCCACCCCTGGATTCCCTGGGCGAGGCGCTGCACTTCCTGCGGATGAGCGGGATGTTCTATTGCCGCTCGGAGGTGACCGCGCCGTGGGGCGTGGAGCTCCCGGCGATGAAGGGCAGCATGATGTTCCATGTCGTGCTGTCGGGCCGGTGCTGGCTCCAGGTCGCCGGCGCGGAGGACCAGCTGCTCGAGCCTGGGACCTTTGCCCTCATGCCGCATGGCGAGGGGCACCGACTGACGAGCGAGCGGGGCGGGCCGACGCTGCCGCTCGAGGAGCTGTCCGAGGACCTCGAGAGCGCGTGCTACTCCGTGCTGCGGCACGGAGGTGGAGGCGCGCCCACCACGCTCATCTGCGGGGCGGTGCGACTGGACCATCCGGCGGGGCGACACCTGGTCTCGTTCCTGCCGAGCCTCATTCGCGTGGACCCGTCGGATTCACCGCGCACGGACTGGCTCCAGAGCACGCTGCGCTTCATGGCGGCCGAGGCGAAGGAGCTTCGCCCCGGGGGCGAGACGGTCATCACCCGGCTCGCGGATGTGCTGGTGGTGCAGGCCCTGCGGGAGTGGATGGCGCAGGACTCCAGCGCGCGCACGGGCTGGTTGGGCGCGCTGCAGGACCCGGAGGTGGGGCGAGCCCTCGGGCTCATCCACCGCGAGCCGACGCAGCCCTGGACGGTGGCCTCGCTGGCCTCGCGGGTCGCCATGTCCCGCTCGGCGTTCTCCGCTCGCTTCACGAAGCTGGTGGGCGAGCCGCCCATGCACTACCTGGCGCGCTGGAGGATGTACGTCGCACACGACTCGCTGAAGGAGGAGCGCCCGGGGCTGGGCGAGCTCGCCACGAGGATGGGCTACCAGTCCGAGGCCGCCTTCAGCCGCGCCTTCAAGCGCTTCATGGGCGTGTCTCCAGGCGCGGTCCGCAAGAGCGGCCCGGTGGCGCCACTCTCGCGGGCCTGA
- a CDS encoding Xaa-Pro aminopeptidase: protein MSLSILGCGAHSGPGIVSAPRAACTPELHGAGLFTTGAWDFFMAFSPEQQRVLFGRADDAFERYTLLETRRTREGHWSTPVRPRFATDWSNADPHMSPDGRSVYFISNRPQPGEPGPRASYDIWTASLGADGEWEDAKRLPAPVNDPSRDEWSPAIAANGNLYFGGEREGTLGGSDLWVSRWVDGAYQPPENLGAAINSTVHELEPWIAPDERYLIFSALRRQDGLGGYDLFISHKVNGAWEPAKRLCDGINTRASEYNHSVSPDGKWLYFSSTRTFTGDVGERFDVPRDDRSLQGIGNGTGDMYRIPMSELGL from the coding sequence ATGAGCCTTTCCATCCTGGGCTGCGGTGCACATTCAGGACCAGGAATCGTCTCCGCGCCACGCGCCGCCTGCACGCCGGAGCTGCACGGCGCTGGACTCTTCACCACGGGGGCCTGGGATTTCTTCATGGCCTTCTCCCCGGAGCAACAGCGCGTCCTCTTCGGCCGGGCCGATGACGCGTTCGAGCGGTACACGCTCCTCGAGACCCGCAGGACCCGGGAAGGACACTGGTCCACGCCCGTGCGTCCACGCTTCGCCACGGACTGGAGCAACGCGGACCCCCACATGTCCCCGGATGGGCGCTCGGTGTACTTCATCTCCAATCGACCCCAACCGGGAGAGCCAGGTCCTCGCGCCTCGTATGACATCTGGACCGCGTCTCTGGGCGCGGATGGCGAATGGGAGGATGCGAAGCGGCTCCCCGCGCCCGTCAATGACCCGAGCCGCGACGAGTGGTCTCCCGCCATCGCCGCGAACGGCAACCTCTATTTCGGTGGCGAGCGCGAAGGGACGTTGGGAGGCAGTGACCTCTGGGTCTCTCGTTGGGTCGACGGCGCCTACCAACCTCCGGAGAACCTGGGCGCGGCCATCAACTCCACCGTCCACGAGCTCGAGCCGTGGATTGCCCCCGACGAGCGCTATCTCATCTTCAGCGCCCTGCGCCGACAGGATGGGCTCGGCGGCTATGACCTCTTCATCAGCCACAAGGTGAACGGCGCCTGGGAGCCCGCGAAGCGGCTCTGCGATGGCATCAACACCCGCGCCAGCGAGTACAACCACAGCGTGTCCCCGGATGGAAAGTGGCTCTACTTCAGCAGCACGCGGACCTTCACCGGAGACGTGGGTGAGCGCTTCGACGTGCCTCGGGATGACCGAAGCCTCCAGGGCATCGGCAACGGCACGGGCGACATGTACCGGATCCCCATGAGTGAGCTCGGGCTGTGA
- a CDS encoding efflux RND transporter periplasmic adaptor subunit — protein MKKPLTAVMVAAAVVAGCGGASASPASATPVVQKPVGVKVVAPAPQLEARVLQATGSVRARQEATLSAEATGPLTRVIVDVGDSVKRGQVLARIDTTNARLAVNQAKASRVAAEAALEGAKLDVERARVLARSGSLPRASLEKAEVGFRQAQAQAEQAAAALDSAQEAVRDATITAPFDGVITHRAHNEGDYMSPGTALFGLVNTQTLEVRAPVPEAFVDRVKVGSVVKGSLNPSGAPFEAKVRSLGAVVDPQTRTVEVLADVLPAPAQGVTLRAGALVELDFSGTLSSSEAAGQAGLFLPSQAVQARGQQGFVWVVQEGKAQRRDVKVERVLPGFVRVVQGLGLDERVVADVSLPLQEGTALQVVQ, from the coding sequence ATGAAGAAGCCTTTGACTGCGGTGATGGTAGCGGCGGCGGTGGTCGCCGGGTGTGGTGGCGCGAGTGCCTCGCCCGCGTCGGCGACGCCGGTGGTCCAGAAGCCGGTGGGGGTGAAGGTCGTGGCTCCCGCGCCCCAGCTGGAGGCGCGAGTCCTCCAGGCCACTGGGAGCGTGCGGGCCCGGCAGGAAGCCACGTTGAGCGCCGAGGCCACGGGCCCGCTCACTCGCGTCATCGTGGACGTGGGCGACAGCGTGAAGCGAGGCCAGGTGCTCGCGCGGATCGACACCACCAACGCGCGGCTCGCCGTGAACCAGGCGAAGGCGTCGCGGGTGGCGGCGGAGGCCGCACTGGAGGGCGCGAAGCTCGACGTGGAGCGGGCGAGGGTGCTCGCGCGGTCCGGCAGCCTCCCTCGGGCGTCGCTCGAGAAGGCAGAGGTGGGCTTCCGGCAGGCGCAGGCCCAGGCGGAGCAGGCCGCCGCGGCGCTCGACAGCGCGCAGGAGGCGGTGCGAGACGCCACCATCACCGCGCCCTTCGACGGCGTCATCACCCACCGCGCGCACAACGAAGGCGATTACATGTCGCCAGGCACGGCCCTCTTCGGGCTCGTGAATACCCAGACATTGGAGGTGCGCGCACCGGTGCCCGAGGCCTTCGTGGACCGCGTGAAGGTGGGCTCCGTGGTCAAAGGCTCACTCAATCCATCCGGCGCGCCGTTCGAGGCCAAGGTGCGCAGCCTGGGAGCCGTCGTTGATCCGCAGACGCGCACGGTGGAGGTCCTCGCGGACGTCCTGCCCGCGCCGGCCCAGGGCGTGACGCTGCGCGCGGGGGCCCTGGTGGAGCTCGACTTCTCGGGCACGCTCTCCTCCAGCGAGGCGGCCGGACAGGCGGGGCTCTTCCTTCCCTCGCAAGCCGTCCAGGCCCGAGGCCAGCAGGGCTTCGTGTGGGTGGTCCAGGAGGGCAAGGCCCAGCGTCGTGACGTCAAGGTGGAGCGGGTGCTGCCTGGCTTCGTCCGGGTGGTGCAGGGGCTCGGGCTGGACGAGCGCGTCGTCGCCGACGTGAGTCTGCCTTTGCAGGAAGGCACCGCGCTCCAGGTCGTCCAGTAG
- a CDS encoding DUF1772 domain-containing protein translates to MLDTVIPTLTWAAAIGCGLMAGVFFAFSTFVMKGLERLPAAQGIAAMQAINVAAVSGVFLGVFMLTALVCAGLAVSSGWTWGTEATRWRVLGCAAYLIGGFVVTAAFNVPRNNLLAALQADSPSAALDWARYLSEWTAWNHVRTVACLAAAVLLVRSLR, encoded by the coding sequence ATGCTCGACACCGTGATTCCCACCCTGACGTGGGCGGCGGCCATCGGCTGCGGATTGATGGCGGGGGTGTTCTTCGCCTTCTCCACCTTCGTGATGAAGGGCCTGGAGCGACTGCCCGCCGCCCAGGGCATCGCCGCCATGCAGGCCATCAATGTGGCCGCTGTGTCGGGCGTGTTCCTGGGAGTGTTCATGCTCACCGCGCTGGTCTGCGCGGGACTGGCCGTGTCCTCGGGCTGGACGTGGGGCACGGAGGCCACGCGCTGGCGGGTCCTCGGGTGCGCGGCCTATCTCATCGGTGGTTTCGTGGTGACGGCGGCGTTCAACGTTCCGCGCAACAACCTGCTGGCCGCGCTGCAGGCGGACAGCCCCAGCGCCGCGCTCGACTGGGCACGCTACCTGTCGGAGTGGACGGCCTGGAACCACGTCCGGACGGTGGCATGCCTGGCGGCGGCGGTGCTCCTGGTCCGCTCGCTGCGCTGA
- a CDS encoding TetR/AcrR family transcriptional regulator, producing the protein MSSDPRTAILEAASEVFVRYGFKKASVEDIARKAGVGKGSIYLHFESKEALFEACARKGHAEALAELKGMVRGLPTPTEQLRAYIHYCLKPQCWSPTGQRIELATLVEIGEQAKSLIPAMVEDETEILTGVLEKGIAAGEYSVAEPRQVARGLVELMYCVGIDSNTKAPEAQRQQALEACFEVWLRGLSVSRRPTG; encoded by the coding sequence ATGAGTTCTGACCCGCGAACAGCCATCCTCGAAGCCGCGAGCGAAGTCTTCGTCCGGTACGGCTTCAAGAAAGCCTCGGTCGAGGACATTGCCCGCAAGGCGGGTGTCGGCAAGGGCAGCATCTATCTGCACTTCGAGAGCAAGGAGGCGCTCTTCGAGGCGTGCGCCCGGAAGGGGCATGCGGAGGCCCTCGCGGAGCTGAAGGGGATGGTCCGCGGCCTGCCGACTCCCACGGAGCAGCTCCGCGCCTACATCCACTATTGCCTCAAGCCGCAGTGCTGGTCGCCGACCGGGCAGCGAATCGAGCTGGCGACGCTCGTGGAGATCGGGGAGCAGGCCAAGTCGCTCATCCCGGCGATGGTCGAGGATGAGACGGAGATCCTCACAGGCGTCCTCGAGAAAGGCATCGCCGCGGGGGAGTACTCGGTGGCCGAGCCCCGACAGGTGGCTCGAGGGCTCGTCGAGCTCATGTACTGCGTAGGCATCGACTCCAACACGAAGGCCCCCGAGGCCCAGCGCCAGCAAGCCCTGGAGGCCTGTTTCGAAGTCTGGCTCCGCGGTCTCTCCGTGTCCCGAAGACCCACGGGCTGA
- a CDS encoding AraC family transcriptional regulator, protein MKRNLGNVAPDLAGREASPGYHLLSATPSFDVSDCVCHAGAHSPAFGGEYSQHSVSVVLAGAFHVRSREGEALVGPGALLLGNRGAPYEFRHVDDGGDRSVVFECSESLLEDALRASGGRVRGTGPFERVCVPASAESAQAVLLAQRALAHGDEDAQGEAVLAVLDAALTLGRGGGGAMAVASDAQARRVSRVLRYIEAHVAEDCSLEALAQVSGLTTFHFLRVFRAMTGQTPRQYVIAARLRLAAASLRGTRARITDIALDVGFGDLSHFTTSFTRAFGVSPRAYRARARS, encoded by the coding sequence ATGAAGCGAAACTTGGGGAATGTTGCGCCGGACCTGGCCGGGCGAGAGGCGTCTCCGGGATATCACCTGCTCAGCGCGACTCCCTCGTTCGATGTGAGTGATTGCGTCTGTCACGCGGGGGCGCACAGTCCGGCGTTCGGGGGAGAGTACTCCCAGCACAGTGTCAGCGTGGTGCTGGCCGGGGCCTTTCACGTGCGTTCACGCGAGGGGGAGGCGCTGGTGGGGCCCGGGGCGTTGCTCTTGGGAAACAGGGGGGCGCCGTACGAGTTCCGGCATGTCGATGACGGTGGGGACCGCTCCGTGGTCTTCGAATGTTCGGAGTCGCTGCTGGAGGACGCGCTGCGCGCCTCCGGAGGCCGCGTGCGAGGTACGGGGCCCTTCGAGCGGGTCTGCGTTCCCGCGTCGGCGGAGTCGGCGCAGGCGGTCCTGCTGGCTCAGCGGGCCTTGGCACACGGTGATGAGGACGCGCAGGGGGAAGCCGTGCTCGCGGTGCTGGACGCGGCCCTGACGCTGGGGAGAGGTGGGGGAGGGGCGATGGCGGTGGCGTCGGATGCTCAGGCGAGGCGGGTCTCTCGGGTGCTGCGGTACATCGAGGCCCATGTGGCGGAGGACTGTTCCCTGGAGGCCTTGGCCCAGGTCTCGGGGCTCACGACCTTTCATTTCCTGCGCGTGTTCAGGGCGATGACGGGGCAGACGCCACGGCAGTACGTCATCGCCGCGAGGTTGCGCCTGGCCGCGGCTTCGCTTCGCGGGACACGTGCGCGCATCACGGACATCGCCCTGGACGTGGGCTTTGGGGACCTGTCCCACTTCACGACGAGCTTCACGCGCGCGTTCGGGGTCTCGCCTCGCGCCTATCGTGCGCGTGCCAGGAGCTGA